TTACGAAATAGTCGGTGACATTGAGAAGGTCTGACACATCCTGGATGACTATGTCGGTGCCCTTCTTCTCGTCGATGGCGCGCGCGGCAACGAGTGCCTGCTCCTTGAATGCGCTGTGCTCGGTCAACGTGCCCCCTTTACGGACATGCAAGTTTGCTTGCGTTAATGATAGCGAATTGTATTACAAGACGACGTCGGGGTCGCCCTGACGCGATTTGTCGATGGGATGATGGCGCTCGACCAGGCTGTTCCAGATGTCGAGAGCAACCGGGTCAATGAAACGCTTGCGCTCGATGAGCGACACCATCGTCGTTGCATAGGCCTCGAAATACAGCTCGTCGAGCGATGCCTCGCCTACCATCTTGCGCAGCCGCTTGATCTGCGGGCGCCCCTTCGTCTTTCGAAGCGGTTCGATCATATCGGCCGTGAAGATGATTATGTCCAGATCACTCATTTCGAAATCGCCAAGTGTATGCTTGTGAATGGCGCTGATGATGTCATCGCTGAGCTCGGGGAACTCGCGTTTGACGGCGGCGGCGCCTGTGAAAGAATGCAGGACCGGATACAGGTACTCGATGTTTGCGGGACGTTCGATGCCCAGCTCGTCAAGACGTGCCGGCAATTCGTCATCGGTCAGCAGCTTGTCCCAGTCATGCAACAGTCCCGCGATGCGAGCGTCGAATTCATTGGCTCCGTATATGCGTGCAAGCTTGGCAGCGCACTCGGAAACCGAATGGACGTGCTCGAGACGCTTGCCCGACAAGCGCTTGTCCACCGCCTTGGTCACACGTTTCAGCAGTTTCTTGTCTTCCTTCACGTTCACAAACCTTCTCTCTCGATATGCGGGTCGGGGTGATGAGACAGTTGCTCAGGGACGTTGTCTCATTTGAAAATGAGACAACGTCCCTGAGCAACTGTCTCATCACCCCGGTATAAGCCCATCCGGGAAATATATGCCCCGACAGGCGCCGGGATCATGTCGCTCACGTCCCTGCCACATGCTATGTCCTCGCGTAACTGGGTCGAGGACACGTCAATCTGCGGAACGTCGAGATACATGACATCGAAGTCGACGGGGCTTGCCCCAAGGGCCTCGCGCACGCGCTCAGTGGATTGCCCCGGGCGCTTCGCCACGACGATGGTGCACAGCCGCGCGACATCATCGGCTCGCTTCCAGCCTGGCAAGGTAATTGCCGAATCGGTGCCCATGATGAAGAAGAGCCGTGCACCCTCATAGCGCTGTGCCAGCTCTTCGAGCGTGTCAGCCGTATAGGTGATGCCCCCGCGTTCGACTTCGCAGAGGTCAA
This window of the Coriobacteriaceae bacterium genome carries:
- the nadD gene encoding nicotinate-nucleotide adenylyltransferase: MEKDARIGIMGGTFDPVHNGHLVIARSAAEQLELSRVLFIPAGNPHFKQDQEVTPASQRADMVALAIADDSLFALDLCEVERGGITYTADTLEELAQRYEGARLFFIMGTDSAITLPGWKRADDVARLCTIVVAKRPGQSTERVREALGASPVDFDVMYLDVPQIDVSSTQLREDIACGRDVSDMIPAPVGAYISRMGLYRGDETVAQGRCLIFK
- the yqeK gene encoding bis(5'-nucleosyl)-tetraphosphatase (symmetrical) YqeK codes for the protein MKEDKKLLKRVTKAVDKRLSGKRLEHVHSVSECAAKLARIYGANEFDARIAGLLHDWDKLLTDDELPARLDELGIERPANIEYLYPVLHSFTGAAAVKREFPELSDDIISAIHKHTLGDFEMSDLDIIIFTADMIEPLRKTKGRPQIKRLRKMVGEASLDELYFEAYATTMVSLIERKRFIDPVALDIWNSLVERHHPIDKSRQGDPDVVL